Proteins encoded by one window of Massilia sp. NR 4-1:
- a CDS encoding M14 family metallopeptidase produces MIRPALLLALLTAFPLSHAAPGLSTVSERSGFQATGRYAEVEQLCAAFQKAYPQAVRCFSFGTTPEGRPMLALAVSRSGALTAKAAAQRKLPVLLVQGGIHAGEIDGKDAGFLALREALDGKAAPGALDKQVLLFVPVFNVDGHERFGKWNRPNQRGPEAMGWRVTAQNYNLNRDYVKADAPEMQAMLALVNEWDPLAYVDLHVTDGAKFQPDVSIQVEPVHGGDAQLMQSGTVLRNNVMADLKAQGSDPKHYYISFHKTDEPQSGFVDSMSTPRFSTGYFPLRNRFAMLVETHSWKDYPTRVRITRNTIVSMLEQVARHGAEWQQQARQADARAAAMAGSSFPLSYKTTDKTQMIEFAGYEYVRSQSDISGGPMTRYDESKPQVWTVPLRDEVVPDFQIQAPAGGYLVPAAYAAQVGAKLKQHGIRFKVLDKALDQAAVDTFRAEKTRLGAQSVEGRQMLTVEGAWQQEARALPAGSLFVPIAQPKARLVMTMLEPQGADSLLAWGWFNIAFERKEYMEEYVAEEVAREQLAADPALAAAYQAKLDSDPAFAKSQRARLDFFARRHASWDERYNLYPVYRSAAKY; encoded by the coding sequence ATGATACGTCCCGCCTTGCTGCTTGCCTTGCTGACTGCCTTTCCCCTGTCCCACGCCGCCCCCGGTCTGAGCACCGTGTCCGAGCGCTCCGGCTTCCAGGCCACCGGCCGCTATGCCGAAGTCGAGCAGCTGTGCGCCGCTTTCCAGAAAGCGTATCCGCAGGCGGTGCGCTGCTTCAGCTTCGGCACGACGCCGGAAGGCCGCCCCATGCTGGCGCTGGCGGTGTCGCGCAGCGGCGCGCTGACGGCGAAGGCGGCGGCGCAGCGCAAGCTGCCGGTGCTGCTGGTGCAGGGCGGCATCCACGCCGGCGAGATCGACGGCAAGGATGCCGGCTTCCTGGCGCTGCGCGAGGCGCTGGACGGCAAGGCCGCGCCGGGTGCGCTGGACAAGCAGGTGCTGCTCTTCGTGCCGGTGTTTAACGTCGACGGCCACGAGCGCTTCGGCAAGTGGAACCGTCCCAACCAGCGCGGCCCGGAGGCCATGGGCTGGCGCGTCACGGCCCAGAACTACAACCTGAACCGCGATTACGTGAAGGCCGACGCGCCGGAAATGCAGGCCATGCTGGCCCTGGTCAACGAATGGGATCCGCTGGCCTATGTCGATCTGCACGTGACCGATGGCGCCAAGTTCCAGCCCGACGTCTCGATCCAGGTGGAGCCGGTGCATGGCGGCGATGCGCAGCTGATGCAGTCCGGCACGGTGCTGCGCAATAATGTGATGGCCGACCTGAAAGCCCAGGGTTCCGATCCCAAGCACTACTATATTTCGTTCCACAAGACCGACGAGCCGCAGTCGGGCTTTGTCGACAGCATGTCCACGCCGCGCTTCTCGACCGGCTACTTCCCGCTGCGTAACCGCTTCGCGATGCTGGTGGAAACCCATTCGTGGAAGGACTATCCGACCCGCGTGCGCATCACGCGCAACACCATCGTCTCCATGCTGGAGCAGGTGGCGCGCCACGGCGCCGAATGGCAGCAGCAGGCGCGCCAGGCCGACGCGCGCGCCGCCGCCATGGCCGGCAGCAGCTTCCCGCTCAGCTACAAGACCACGGACAAGACGCAGATGATCGAGTTCGCCGGCTATGAATACGTGCGCAGCCAGTCCGACATCTCGGGCGGCCCGATGACGCGCTACGACGAAAGCAAGCCGCAGGTGTGGACCGTGCCGCTGCGCGACGAGGTGGTGCCGGACTTCCAGATCCAGGCGCCGGCCGGCGGCTATCTGGTGCCGGCCGCCTACGCCGCCCAGGTGGGCGCGAAGCTGAAGCAGCACGGCATCCGCTTCAAGGTGCTGGACAAGGCGCTCGACCAGGCGGCGGTGGACACCTTCCGCGCCGAGAAGACCCGTCTCGGCGCGCAATCGGTGGAAGGCCGCCAGATGCTGACAGTGGAAGGCGCGTGGCAGCAGGAAGCGCGCGCGCTGCCGGCCGGCTCGCTGTTCGTGCCCATCGCCCAGCCCAAGGCGCGCCTGGTGATGACCATGCTGGAGCCGCAGGGCGCCGATTCCCTGCTGGCCTGGGGCTGGTTCAATATCGCCTTCGAGCGCAAGGAATACATGGAAGAATACGTGGCGGAGGAGGTGGCGCGCGAGCAGCTGGCCGCCGATCCGGCGCTGGCGGCCGCATACCAGGCCAAGCTGGACAGCGATCCGGCTTTCGCCAAGAGCCAGCGCGCCCGCCTCGACTTCTTCGCCCGCCGCCACGCCTCCTGGGACGAGCGCTACAACCTGTACCCGGTCTACCGCAGCGCAGCCAAGTACTAA
- the hppD gene encoding 4-hydroxyphenylpyruvate dioxygenase: MKFTPWENPMGTDGFEFVEYAAPDPKALGALFESMGFTAIARHRHKDVTLYRQGDINFIINAEKDSFAQRFARQHGPSVCAIAIRVNDAAYAYQRALELGAWGFDNKTGPMELNIPAIKGVGDSLLYLVDRWRGKNKDAAPGSIGDISIYDADFVAIPGAEANPVGKGLTYIDHLTHNVYRGRMKEWADFYERLFNFREVRYFDIEGKLTGLKSKAMTSPCGKIRIPINESSDDKSQIAEYLNEYHGEGIQHIALGTDDVYSTVQGLRDNGIIFQDTIETYYELVNRRLPNHGEQLEELRRLRILIDGRSAENERELLLQIFTQNVIGPIFFEIIQRKGDQGFGEGNFRALFESIELDQIRRGVLEDPSKTAA; the protein is encoded by the coding sequence ATGAAATTCACCCCCTGGGAAAACCCGATGGGTACGGACGGCTTCGAGTTCGTCGAATACGCCGCCCCTGATCCGAAAGCCCTCGGCGCCCTGTTCGAAAGCATGGGCTTCACCGCCATCGCCCGTCACCGCCACAAGGACGTGACGCTGTACCGCCAGGGCGATATCAATTTCATCATCAACGCCGAGAAGGATTCCTTTGCCCAGCGCTTCGCGCGCCAGCATGGCCCTTCCGTCTGCGCCATCGCCATCCGCGTCAACGACGCTGCCTATGCCTACCAGCGCGCGCTGGAACTGGGCGCCTGGGGCTTCGATAACAAGACCGGTCCGATGGAACTGAACATCCCCGCCATCAAGGGCGTGGGCGATTCCCTGCTGTACCTGGTGGACCGCTGGCGCGGCAAGAACAAGGATGCGGCGCCCGGCAGCATCGGCGACATCAGCATCTACGACGCCGACTTCGTCGCCATTCCCGGCGCCGAAGCCAATCCGGTCGGCAAGGGCCTGACCTATATCGACCACCTGACCCACAACGTTTACCGTGGCCGCATGAAGGAATGGGCCGACTTCTACGAGCGCCTGTTCAACTTCCGCGAAGTGCGCTACTTCGACATCGAGGGCAAGCTGACCGGCCTGAAATCGAAGGCCATGACTTCGCCTTGCGGCAAGATCCGCATCCCGATCAACGAATCGTCGGACGATAAATCGCAGATCGCCGAGTACCTGAACGAATACCACGGCGAAGGCATCCAGCACATCGCGCTGGGCACCGACGACGTGTACAGCACCGTGCAAGGCCTGCGCGACAACGGCATCATCTTCCAGGACACCATCGAGACCTACTACGAGCTGGTGAACCGCCGCCTGCCGAACCACGGCGAGCAGCTGGAAGAACTGCGCCGCCTGCGCATCCTGATCGACGGCCGCAGCGCCGAGAACGAGCGCGAGCTGCTGCTGCAGATCTTCACGCAGAACGTGATCGGCCCGATCTTCTTCGAAATCATCCAGCGCAAGGGCGACCAGGGCTTCGGCGAAGGCAACTTCCGCGCCCTGTTCGAATCGATCGAACTGGATCAGATCCGCCGCGGCGTACTGGAGGATCCAAGCAAGACCGCAGCATAA
- a CDS encoding indolepyruvate ferredoxin oxidoreductase family protein: protein MNAPAKSSLLGTPAHEISLDDKWTLERGRAFMTGTQALIRLPMLQRERDLKAGLNTAGYITGYRGSPVTSVDQTAMKARKYLEAHHVKFHPGMNEDLAATAVWGTQQTNLFPDAKYDGVFSMWYGKGPGVDRCGDVFKHANNAGSSKHGGVLVLAGDDHAAKSSSTAHQSDHILNACGIPVLYPSSVQEYIDYGLHAWAMSRYTGLWVSMKCVTDIIESGAVVDFDPDRVQIAMPDDFELPEGGLNIRWPDTVLDMEVRMNSYKWYAALAYVRANKLNKIIWDSPKARIGIITAGKSYLDTRQALADLGIDEQAAADIGIRLYKIGMTWPLEAEGVHNFARGLDEILVVEEKRQILEYALKEELYNLPDGERPRVVGKFDDTGEWSNKHRSGHGDWLLPATYELSPAQIARAIASRIAHYCDGHPVAARVKERIAYLEAKELVLKSVPVKANPQTDRTPYFCSGCPHNSSTKVPEGSRAMAGIGCHYMVLWMDRETSTFTHMGAEGVTWVGQAPFTNEKHVFTNLGDGTYFHSGILAIRAAVAAKVNITYKILYNDAVAMTGGQNVDGPLDPGMISRQIAAEGVSPIIVVTDDPEKYPDDYAWAAGVTVRHRSELMDVQRELRDKPGVSAMIYDQTCASEKRRRRKRNEYPDPAKRAFINEAVCEGCGDCSVQSNCLSVEPLETELGRKRQINQSSCNKDFSCVTGFCPSFVTVEGGGLKKPKKAAAGGADMPALPAPVLPSTEKPFGILVTGIGGTGVVTVGQILAVAAHVEGKGAVVLDMSGLAQKGGPVMSHVRLADKQADLHSTRVGTGSADLVIGCDQIVTASRDALSRMGEGRTYAAINSTGATTAAFVKNPDWQFPGASSQGEIVKACGAGRVDFVDAGQIATALMGDSIATNMFMLGYAFQKGHVPLSEASLMKAIELNNVSVGFNKSAFNWGRAAAHDLAAVTKLTTPAKVIEFKRNQTLDEILAQRTELLVAYQNVAYARQYQDFVAQVRAAEEKLGGKGLRLTEAVARYLYKLMAYKDEYEVARLHSDPAFREKIASMFEGDYKLKFHLAPPLLARHDKEGHLLKQEFGPWMMKAFHVLARFKGLRGTALDVFGYTAERKMERALIGAYRQTVSALLPKLTADNLATAVAIARIPEDIRGYGHVKERHLKAAKQKEASLVASFNAPPAAPAVPPGPASHAA, encoded by the coding sequence ATGAATGCACCAGCCAAGAGCTCGCTGCTCGGTACGCCCGCGCACGAGATCTCGCTAGACGACAAGTGGACGCTGGAACGCGGCCGCGCTTTCATGACCGGTACGCAGGCCCTGATCCGGCTACCCATGCTGCAGCGCGAGCGCGACCTGAAAGCGGGATTGAACACCGCCGGCTATATCACCGGTTACCGCGGTTCTCCCGTCACCAGCGTGGACCAGACGGCCATGAAGGCCCGCAAATACCTGGAAGCCCACCACGTCAAATTCCACCCCGGCATGAACGAAGACCTGGCCGCAACGGCCGTCTGGGGTACGCAGCAAACCAATCTTTTCCCTGACGCGAAATACGACGGCGTCTTCTCCATGTGGTACGGCAAAGGCCCCGGCGTGGACCGCTGCGGCGACGTCTTCAAGCACGCCAATAACGCCGGCTCTTCCAAGCACGGCGGCGTGCTGGTGCTGGCCGGCGACGACCATGCCGCCAAGTCCTCGTCCACCGCCCACCAGTCCGACCATATCCTGAACGCCTGCGGCATTCCGGTGCTGTACCCGTCCTCGGTGCAGGAATACATCGACTACGGCCTGCATGCCTGGGCCATGAGCCGCTACACCGGCCTGTGGGTGTCGATGAAATGCGTGACCGACATCATCGAGTCGGGCGCGGTGGTGGACTTCGATCCCGACCGCGTGCAGATCGCCATGCCGGACGATTTCGAGCTGCCCGAAGGCGGCCTGAATATCCGCTGGCCGGACACGGTGCTGGACATGGAAGTGCGCATGAACAGCTACAAGTGGTACGCGGCCCTGGCCTATGTGCGCGCCAATAAGCTCAACAAGATCATCTGGGACAGCCCGAAAGCGCGCATCGGCATCATCACCGCCGGCAAGTCCTATCTGGACACGCGCCAGGCCCTGGCCGACCTGGGCATCGACGAGCAGGCCGCCGCCGACATCGGCATCCGCCTGTACAAGATCGGCATGACCTGGCCGCTGGAAGCGGAGGGCGTGCACAACTTCGCGCGCGGCCTGGATGAGATCCTGGTGGTGGAAGAGAAGCGCCAGATCCTCGAATACGCCTTGAAGGAAGAGCTGTACAACCTGCCGGACGGCGAACGGCCGCGCGTGGTCGGCAAATTCGACGACACCGGCGAATGGTCGAACAAGCACCGCAGCGGCCACGGCGACTGGCTGCTGCCGGCCACCTATGAATTGAGCCCGGCGCAGATCGCGCGCGCCATCGCCAGCCGCATCGCCCATTACTGCGACGGCCATCCGGTGGCGGCGCGCGTGAAGGAACGCATCGCCTATCTGGAGGCGAAGGAGCTGGTGCTGAAATCGGTGCCGGTGAAAGCCAATCCGCAGACCGACCGCACGCCTTACTTCTGCTCCGGCTGCCCGCACAACAGCTCGACCAAGGTACCGGAAGGTTCGCGCGCCATGGCCGGCATCGGCTGCCACTACATGGTGCTGTGGATGGACCGGGAAACCTCGACCTTCACCCATATGGGCGCGGAAGGCGTGACCTGGGTCGGCCAGGCGCCGTTCACCAACGAGAAGCACGTCTTCACCAATCTGGGCGACGGCACCTACTTCCATTCCGGCATCCTGGCGATCCGCGCCGCCGTGGCGGCCAAGGTCAACATCACCTACAAGATCCTGTACAACGACGCGGTGGCCATGACCGGCGGCCAGAACGTCGACGGCCCGCTCGATCCGGGCATGATTTCGCGCCAGATCGCGGCCGAGGGCGTGAGCCCCATCATCGTCGTCACCGACGACCCGGAAAAGTATCCGGACGATTACGCCTGGGCGGCCGGCGTCACCGTGCGCCACCGCTCCGAGCTGATGGACGTGCAGCGCGAGCTGCGCGACAAGCCCGGCGTGTCGGCCATGATTTACGACCAGACCTGCGCCTCCGAGAAGCGCCGCCGCCGGAAACGCAATGAATACCCCGATCCGGCCAAGCGCGCCTTCATCAACGAAGCCGTGTGCGAAGGCTGCGGCGACTGCTCGGTGCAGTCCAACTGCCTGTCGGTGGAGCCGCTGGAAACGGAGCTGGGGCGCAAGCGCCAGATCAACCAGTCCAGCTGCAATAAGGACTTCTCCTGCGTGACCGGCTTCTGCCCGAGCTTCGTCACGGTGGAAGGCGGCGGCTTGAAAAAGCCGAAGAAAGCCGCCGCCGGCGGCGCCGACATGCCGGCCTTGCCGGCGCCGGTATTGCCCTCGACCGAGAAGCCGTTCGGCATCCTCGTCACCGGCATCGGCGGTACGGGCGTGGTCACGGTGGGCCAGATCCTGGCTGTGGCGGCCCACGTCGAAGGCAAGGGCGCCGTGGTGCTGGACATGAGCGGCCTGGCGCAGAAGGGCGGCCCGGTGATGTCGCATGTGCGTCTGGCCGACAAGCAGGCCGACCTGCACTCGACCCGCGTCGGCACCGGCAGCGCCGATCTGGTGATCGGCTGCGATCAGATCGTGACCGCCAGCCGCGACGCGCTGTCGCGCATGGGCGAGGGCCGCACCTACGCCGCCATCAACTCGACCGGCGCCACCACGGCCGCCTTCGTGAAGAATCCGGACTGGCAATTCCCCGGCGCTTCCTCGCAGGGCGAGATCGTCAAGGCCTGCGGCGCCGGCCGCGTCGATTTCGTCGATGCCGGCCAGATCGCCACCGCGCTGATGGGCGACTCCATCGCCACCAATATGTTCATGCTGGGCTACGCCTTCCAGAAAGGCCATGTGCCGCTGAGCGAGGCGTCGCTGATGAAGGCGATCGAGCTGAATAATGTCTCGGTGGGCTTCAATAAATCGGCCTTCAACTGGGGCCGCGCCGCCGCCCACGACCTGGCGGCGGTGACGAAGCTGACCACGCCGGCCAAGGTGATCGAGTTCAAGCGCAACCAGACCCTGGACGAAATCCTGGCCCAGCGCACCGAGCTGCTGGTGGCTTACCAGAACGTGGCCTATGCGCGCCAGTACCAAGACTTCGTGGCCCAGGTGCGCGCCGCCGAGGAAAAACTGGGCGGCAAGGGACTGCGCCTGACCGAGGCCGTGGCGCGCTATCTGTACAAGCTGATGGCCTATAAGGACGAGTACGAAGTGGCGCGCCTGCACAGCGATCCGGCCTTCCGCGAGAAGATCGCATCGATGTTCGAAGGCGACTACAAGCTGAAGTTCCACCTGGCGCCGCCGCTGCTGGCCAGGCACGACAAGGAAGGCCATCTGCTCAAACAGGAGTTCGGCCCGTGGATGATGAAGGCCTTCCATGTGCTGGCCCGCTTCAAAGGCTTGCGCGGCACGGCGCTGGATGTCTTCGGCTACACCGCCGAGCGCAAGATGGAGCGCGCCCTGATCGGCGCATACCGCCAGACCGTGTCGGCCCTGCTGCCCAAGCTGACGGCGGACAATCTGGCGACGGCGGTCGCCATTGCCCGCATCCCCGAGGATATCCGCGGCTATGGCCATGTGAAGGAACGCCATCTGAAAGCGGCCAAGCAGAAGGAAGCGTCCCTGGTCGCCAGCTTCAACGCGCCGCCGGCCGCACCGGCCGTGCCGCCAGGTCCGGCTTCGCACGCCGCCTGA
- a CDS encoding S41 family peptidase, protein MLKPAPTAVLSAAALALLAGCGGGSSSGTPLPVDPPPVTPPPVTPPPVNPPPVDPPPPVRPPNSLDYQHACVAPRAGSAERQGTLGDEKTWVRLWIDDTYLWYKEVPKPDPAAFGAPVDLFNVLKTPLLSASGRPKDRYHFSYPSATWDEMARGVELGYGLAWARNAEPALPRTWRITTVLPGSAAALAGLRRGDQLLAVDGHDFVHGADAATVALLNAGLFPRAEREPHALTLARAGVELRVTLQSAKVDMAPVQAVRVLDTPDGKVGYLSFDKHNAVAERPLVEAFAALKAAAVGDLVLDLRYNGGGLLTLASQLAYMIAGPENTAGHFFEQTLPNDKTKVDKPLDFLRKTVGLPAPKPAPLGQPLPTLGLKRVTILTGPGTCSASESVINGLRGADVAVTLIGGQTCGKPYAFLPTPNCGTTYFAIQYRGINSKGFGDYSDGFAPTCQVADDFSRELGDPQEAQLAAALHYRAHGSCPAPQARQRAQAAPPPAMLPVRPEGSEISIYTPPQ, encoded by the coding sequence ATGCTGAAACCCGCCCCCACCGCAGTTCTGAGCGCCGCCGCGCTGGCCTTGCTGGCCGGCTGCGGCGGCGGTTCGTCTTCCGGTACGCCGCTGCCGGTCGATCCGCCGCCGGTGACGCCGCCGCCCGTCACCCCGCCGCCGGTCAATCCCCCGCCCGTCGATCCGCCGCCGCCCGTGCGGCCGCCCAATTCGCTCGACTACCAGCATGCCTGCGTGGCGCCGCGCGCCGGCAGCGCCGAGCGCCAAGGCACGCTGGGCGACGAGAAGACCTGGGTGCGGCTGTGGATCGACGACACCTATCTCTGGTACAAGGAAGTGCCGAAGCCCGATCCGGCCGCCTTCGGCGCGCCGGTGGACTTGTTCAATGTGCTGAAAACCCCGCTGCTGAGCGCTTCCGGCCGGCCCAAGGACCGCTACCACTTCAGCTATCCGAGCGCCACCTGGGACGAGATGGCGCGCGGCGTGGAGCTGGGCTATGGCCTGGCCTGGGCGCGCAATGCCGAGCCGGCGCTTCCGCGCACCTGGCGCATCACGACGGTGCTGCCGGGATCGGCCGCGGCCTTGGCCGGCTTGCGCCGCGGCGACCAATTGCTGGCCGTCGATGGCCATGACTTCGTGCACGGCGCCGACGCCGCCACCGTGGCCCTGCTGAATGCCGGCCTGTTCCCGCGCGCCGAGCGCGAGCCGCATGCGCTGACGCTGGCGCGCGCCGGCGTGGAACTGCGCGTCACGCTGCAGTCGGCCAAGGTCGATATGGCGCCGGTGCAGGCGGTGCGGGTGCTGGATACGCCGGACGGCAAAGTGGGTTATCTGAGCTTCGACAAGCACAATGCCGTGGCCGAGCGGCCGCTGGTGGAGGCCTTCGCCGCGCTGAAAGCGGCCGCCGTCGGCGATCTGGTGCTGGACCTGCGCTATAACGGCGGCGGCCTGCTGACGCTCGCCAGCCAGCTGGCGTATATGATCGCCGGCCCGGAAAACACGGCGGGCCATTTCTTCGAACAGACCCTGCCCAACGACAAGACCAAGGTCGACAAGCCGCTCGACTTCCTGCGCAAGACCGTGGGCCTGCCCGCGCCCAAGCCGGCGCCGCTCGGCCAGCCCCTGCCGACCCTGGGCCTGAAGCGCGTCACCATCCTGACCGGGCCGGGCACCTGCTCGGCCAGCGAATCGGTCATCAACGGCTTGCGCGGCGCCGATGTCGCGGTGACGCTGATCGGCGGCCAGACCTGCGGCAAGCCTTATGCCTTTTTGCCGACGCCGAATTGCGGCACGACGTATTTCGCGATCCAGTACCGGGGCATCAACAGCAAGGGCTTTGGCGACTACAGCGACGGCTTCGCGCCAACCTGCCAGGTGGCCGACGATTTCAGCCGCGAGCTGGGCGATCCGCAGGAAGCCCAATTGGCGGCGGCCTTGCATTACCGCGCGCACGGCAGTTGTCCGGCGCCGCAGGCGCGCCAGCGCGCGCAGGCCGCGCCGCCACCGGCCATGTTGCCGGTGCGGCCCGAGGGCAGCGAAATCTCGATCTACACACCGCCGCAATAA
- a CDS encoding TonB-dependent siderophore receptor: protein MKTTNLQLKTLPAALLAVLCSVPLLAQSETPDTAAAAAAAADADKGAPEKVLVTGSRIPRATLEGPSAVTVITNADLTKQGYKNVFDALTNLNQNSGFVQGEDFGNTFTPSATTISLRGMGPNHTLVLLNGRRLADFPIAYGGTVNFTNLANIPSAIVDRIEILTGGASAIYGSDAIAGVVNVILKRQAEGFDVNLKLGGLSRGGGANRRLQFTGGHSEGALNTLFAIELSDRDPLWSRDRDFMATRPSATPTVILGRRDVKTKNYLDLGDACSQLGDLYYGSVVKTPAKGGSNCTSQNVGPTWWTTQTGNRSKNAFGSATYALNDNHTLFADVLLGGNDTYNNTRGPSWTSASTNGSYFLNQNTGAYEAWNKYIAPEEIGGANRYNRNWTDKAFSVSLGSRGHITGTSWDYEASYSGSLYRSRSQTPRALANIDSFFLGPKLGVDKSGVSIYAPDQARLTKRLTPAEFDTITGLSIAKDESWTNTLSVTANGEVWQLPAGPLRVATVAEVGRQGFSNTPDLAGNDGIYNSTSKVDITAGTRNRYALGAEVSVPLLKQLTATLAGRYDRYSFAGRNDGKFTYNTGLEFRPAEQLLLRGNYATSFRAPDMNYIYKARGTGYYSSSTDYLRCAQAGQELDKCEYANRSPGFDYVQIGSKELKSERGTSYGAGVVWSPSTSFDVSLDYYNIKIDDQVTNLSSDALLRDEARCGTGKLDPKSPTCLDVYSRITRNPATALNKPNEVNSIRVNPINAAHESTSGIDLAAKYALRTASLGNFLWNASYSKVLTKRSRQFAGDELEDELNSMDSTDWRDKGKLSVSWNIGDWSSTLAASYYGKIPQSNGKGYLTPTTLLNGSVVYQLNKRTTLSLVVNNLLNRVKHDTTGGWPYYPIGSYSPAGRAGWVELNYHFGS from the coding sequence ATGAAGACTACTAACCTCCAATTGAAAACGCTGCCAGCCGCCCTGCTGGCCGTCCTGTGCAGTGTGCCTTTGCTGGCGCAGTCCGAAACGCCAGATACCGCCGCCGCTGCGGCCGCCGCGGCCGATGCCGACAAGGGCGCGCCGGAAAAAGTGCTGGTCACCGGTTCGCGCATTCCGCGCGCCACGCTGGAAGGACCGAGCGCCGTCACCGTCATTACCAATGCCGACCTGACCAAGCAGGGCTACAAGAATGTGTTCGACGCCTTGACCAACCTGAACCAGAACAGCGGCTTCGTGCAGGGCGAGGACTTCGGCAATACCTTCACGCCTTCGGCCACCACCATCAGCCTGCGCGGCATGGGACCGAACCACACCCTGGTGCTGCTGAACGGCCGCCGCCTGGCCGACTTTCCGATTGCGTATGGCGGCACGGTCAACTTCACCAATCTGGCGAACATCCCGTCGGCCATCGTCGACCGCATCGAGATCCTGACCGGCGGCGCTTCCGCCATTTACGGCTCGGACGCGATTGCCGGCGTGGTCAACGTGATCCTGAAACGCCAGGCCGAAGGCTTCGACGTCAACTTGAAACTGGGAGGCCTGTCGCGCGGCGGCGGCGCCAACCGCCGCCTGCAGTTCACCGGCGGCCATAGCGAGGGCGCGCTGAACACCCTGTTCGCCATCGAGCTGAGCGACCGCGACCCGCTGTGGAGCCGCGACCGTGACTTCATGGCCACCCGTCCGAGCGCCACGCCGACCGTGATCCTGGGCCGGCGCGACGTGAAAACCAAAAACTATCTGGACCTGGGCGACGCCTGCAGCCAATTGGGCGACCTGTACTACGGCAGCGTGGTGAAGACGCCGGCCAAGGGCGGCAGCAACTGCACCAGCCAGAATGTGGGACCGACCTGGTGGACCACCCAGACCGGCAACCGCAGCAAGAACGCTTTCGGCAGCGCCACCTATGCGCTCAACGACAACCACACCCTGTTTGCCGATGTGCTGCTGGGCGGGAACGACACCTACAACAATACGCGCGGCCCAAGCTGGACCTCGGCGTCCACCAATGGCAGCTACTTCCTGAACCAGAACACCGGCGCGTACGAAGCCTGGAACAAATACATCGCGCCGGAAGAAATCGGCGGCGCCAACCGCTACAACCGCAACTGGACCGACAAGGCCTTCAGCGTGAGCCTGGGTTCGCGCGGCCACATCACCGGCACCAGCTGGGACTATGAGGCGTCCTACAGCGGCTCGCTGTACCGCAGCCGCTCCCAGACGCCGCGCGCCCTGGCCAATATCGACAGCTTCTTCCTCGGTCCGAAACTGGGCGTGGACAAGAGCGGCGTCTCGATCTACGCGCCGGACCAGGCGCGCCTGACCAAGCGCCTGACGCCGGCCGAATTCGACACCATCACCGGCCTGTCCATCGCCAAGGACGAATCCTGGACCAATACCCTGAGCGTGACCGCCAACGGCGAAGTGTGGCAGCTGCCGGCCGGCCCGCTGCGCGTGGCCACCGTGGCCGAAGTGGGGCGCCAGGGTTTCAGCAACACGCCTGACCTGGCCGGCAACGACGGCATCTACAACAGCACCTCCAAGGTCGATATCACGGCCGGCACCCGCAACCGCTATGCGCTGGGCGCCGAAGTCAGCGTGCCGCTGCTCAAGCAGCTGACCGCGACCCTGGCCGGCCGTTACGACCGCTACAGCTTCGCCGGCCGCAACGACGGCAAGTTCACCTACAACACCGGCCTGGAATTCCGTCCGGCCGAGCAGCTGCTGTTGCGCGGGAATTACGCCACCAGCTTCCGCGCCCCGGATATGAACTATATCTACAAGGCGCGCGGCACCGGCTACTACTCGTCCAGCACCGACTACCTGCGCTGCGCCCAGGCCGGCCAGGAACTCGACAAGTGCGAGTATGCCAACAGGTCGCCCGGCTTCGACTATGTGCAGATCGGCAGCAAGGAGCTGAAATCGGAGCGCGGCACCTCCTATGGCGCCGGCGTGGTCTGGTCGCCCAGCACCAGCTTCGACGTTTCGCTCGACTACTACAATATCAAGATCGACGACCAGGTCACCAACCTGAGCTCGGACGCCCTGCTGCGCGACGAAGCGCGCTGCGGCACCGGCAAGCTCGATCCGAAGTCGCCGACCTGCCTCGATGTGTACAGCCGCATCACGCGCAATCCGGCCACTGCCCTGAACAAGCCGAACGAAGTGAACTCGATCCGCGTCAACCCGATCAATGCCGCGCATGAAAGCACCAGCGGCATCGACCTGGCCGCCAAGTACGCGCTGCGCACGGCGAGCCTGGGCAACTTCCTGTGGAACGCCAGCTATTCGAAAGTGCTGACCAAGCGTTCGCGCCAGTTTGCCGGCGACGAGCTGGAAGACGAGCTGAATTCGATGGACAGCACCGACTGGCGCGACAAGGGCAAGCTCAGTGTCAGCTGGAATATCGGCGACTGGTCCAGCACCCTGGCCGCCAGCTATTACGGCAAGATTCCCCAGTCCAACGGCAAGGGCTATCTGACCCCGACCACCCTGCTCAACGGCAGCGTCGTGTACCAGCTGAACAAGCGCACCACGCTCTCGCTGGTGGTCAACAATCTGCTGAACCGCGTCAAGCATGACACCACGGGCGGCTGGCCGTACTACCCGATCGGCAGCTACAGCCCGGCCGGACGCGCCGGCTGGGTCGAGCTGAACTACCACTTCGGCTCGTAA